From the Brassica napus cultivar Da-Ae chromosome A8, Da-Ae, whole genome shotgun sequence genome, one window contains:
- the LOC106361544 gene encoding heavy metal-associated isoprenylated plant protein 26, producing the protein MGVLDHVSEMFDCSHGHKIKKRRQLQTVEIKVKMDCEGCERKVRRSVEGMKGVSSVSLEPKAHKVTVVGYVEPNKVVSRMAHRTGKKVELWPYVPYDVVAHPYASGVYDKKAPSGYVRRADDPGVSQLARASSTEVRYTTAFSDENPAACVVM; encoded by the exons ATGGGTGTTCTTGATCATGTCTCTGAAATGTTTGATTGCTCTCATGGTCACAAGATTAAAAAGCGCAGACAGTTGCAG ACGGTGGAGATCAAAGTGAAGATGGACTGCGAAGGCTGCGAGCGCAAAGTGCGGCGGTCGGTGGAAGGCATGAAGGGTGTCTCATCTGTGTCGCTGGAGCCCAAAGCCCACAAAGTCACTGTTGTTGGCTACGTCGAACCCAACAAGGTGGTGTCCCGTATGGCTCACAGGACCGGCAAGAAGGTCGAGCTCTGGCCCTACGTGCCCTATGACGTCGTGGCTCATCCTTACGCCTCCGGAGTCTACGACAAGAAAGCACCCTCGGGTTATGTGAGAAGAGCGGATGACCCTGGAGTTTCGCAGCTGGCTCGTGCTAGCTCCACTGAGGTCCGCTACACTACTGCCTTTAGCGATGAGAATCCAGCTGCTTGCGTGGTCATGTGA
- the LOC106361543 gene encoding probable CDP-diacylglycerol--inositol 3-phosphatidyltransferase 2, with translation MVSNKQRPAKLSVYLYIPNIVGYMRVVLNCIAFAVCFSNKTLFSLLYFFSFCCDAIDGWCARKFNQVSTFGAVLDMVTDRVSTACLLVILSQIYRPSLVFLSLLALDIASHWLQMYSTFLSGKTSHKDVKDSTSWLFRLYYGNRLFMGYCCVSCEVLYIILFLIAENHTENLMNVVVESLTQFSPLSLLLALSIFGWSIKQIINVIQMKTAADVCVLYDIEKQHKP, from the exons ATGGTTAGTAATAAGCAGAGACCGGCCAAGCTCTCTGTCTACCTTTACATTCCCAATATCGTTG GGTACATGAGAGTTGTATTGAATTGCATTGCCTTTGCTGTGTGCTTCTCCAACAAGACTCTCTTCTCCCTCTTGTACTTTTTCAG TTTCTGTTGTGATGCTATTGATGGATGGTGCGCTCGTAAATTCAACCAAG TTTCTACATTTGGAGCTGTTCTTGACATGGTCACAGACAG AGTCAGCACAGCGTGTCTTCTTGTGATTCTCTCCCAAATATACAG GCCTAGCTTGGTTTTCCTCTCACTCCTGGCCTTAGATATTGCTAGTCACTGGCTCCAAATGTACAG TACATTTCTATCAGGGAAGACCAGCCATAAGGATGTGAAAGATAGCACGAGCTGGCTGTTTAGACTATACTATGGTAACCGTTTGTTCATGGGTTATTGCTGTGTTTCCTGCGAGGTTCTTTACATAATCCTCTTTCTCATAGCAGAGAACCATACTGAAAATCTGATGAAC GTAGTAGTTGAATCATTGACACAGTTTTCACCGCTCTCTTTACTCTTGGCTTTGAGTATATTTGGTTGGTCGATCAAGCAGATCATCAATGTGATTCAG ATGAAAACGGCTGCAGATGTTTGTGTCTTGTATGACATAGAGAAGCAGCATAAGCCCTGA
- the BNAA08G17040D gene encoding uncharacterized protein BNAA08G17040D, which yields MSGKVYHDCPNAGNPYHECNYRCLERINSRDVPKKEKKPFGFGKPAWRKESPPVSPVRVVAENRWPLPSYYAKRMVESDESPSFSSSDDTFNANLLSRPPSPLHGNKPESVINWLPMSPSLSVYCKKDSFASNFDHRALIHNGLDTEMTPRTRPKAPEHPLRTHQHMPRTPERRSSTTDNSIALETRPRTPEHRSNINDNGPRTPEHARVSLGPRPKTAERRARSPEHRERSSRQRSKTPEPQGKYLEPRIPQTQPISHSTGLLKSSPETPETRPKAEEYRARNSRPGSRIPQTQPTSFIECKSLAGEETQSMMSESYVSVGSYKVRASVSDTLQQILDKHGDIASGSKLESLPTRSYFLETLATVVLQLQSTPLKQLKETHILEMLAVVEDVESVKIRAGWLREALNEILEAARCYDRHNKTAVEKGMCEREALLGRQEMEKILKEVRWKEDEVKSFRQGLMETAGRLGDLEMKRERLEKRLAFLSSKVDKFDGESVLEKLF from the exons ATGTCTGGAAAAGTATATCATGATTGTCCCAACGCAGGCAATCCCTACCATGAGTGCAATTATCGATGTTTGGAGAGGATCAACTCTCGAGATGTCCccaagaaggagaagaagccgTTTG GTTTTGGTAAGCCAGCTTGGAGAAAGGAAAGTCCTCCTGTCAGTCCGGTTCGTGTTGTTGCGGAAAATAGATGGCCACTTCCTAGCTATTACGCTAAGAGGATGGTTGAATCAGACGAGTCTCCTTCATTCTCATCCTCTGATGACACCTTCAACGCAAACCTTCTGTCCAGGCCGCCTTCTCCTCTACATGGAAACAAACCTGAATCAGTCATAAATTGGCTCCCAATGTCACCTTCTCTATCTGTGTATTGCAAGAAAGATTCTTTCGCATCAAAT TTTGATCACCGTGCGCTCATTCATAATGGTCTAGACACTGAAATGACACCTAGGACTAGGCCTAAAGCACCTGAACATCCTCTTAGGACACATCAACACATGCCTCGCACCCCTGAGCGACGGTCCAGCACCACTGATAATAGCATTGCACTAGAAACTAGACCTAGAACGCCTGAACACCGGTCCAACATCAATGATAATGGACCAAGGACACCTGAACATGCGCGTGTTTCTCTAGGACCTAGGCCAAAGACTGCAGAACGTAGAGCGAGGTCACCAGAACACAGGGAGAGATCCTCAAGACAGCGGTCTAAGACTCCAGAGCCTCAAGGAAAGTACCTTGAACCTAGGATCCCACAAACTCAGCCGATATCGCATAGTACTGGCCTCCTCAAGTCGTCACCTGAGACGCCAGAAACTAGGCCAAAGGCTGAAGAATACAGGGCAAGAAACTCAAGACCAGGGTCAAGGATCCCCCAAACTCAACCAACTTCCTTTATCGAATGCAAGAGCTTAGCAGGGGAGGAAACGCAGTCAATGATGTCTGAGTCGTACGTCTCTGTAGGAAGCTACAAGGTCAGAGCGAGCGTCTCGGACACTCTGCAGCAAATATTGGACAAGCATGGAGACATAGCCTCCGGTTCAAAGCTCGAGTCACTTCCCACGAGATCTTACTTTCTAGAAACGCTAGCCACAGTGGTTCTCCAACTCCAGTCTACGCCTCTGAAGCAACTAAAGGAGACTCACATCTTGGAAATGCTAGCGGTCGTTGAAGACGTGGAGTCTGTCAAAATCAGAGCCGGTTGGCTAAGGGAGGCTTTAAACGAGATTCTTGAAGCGGCCAGATGCTATGATCGACATAACAAGACGGCGGTGGAGAAAGGGATGTGTGAGAGGGAGGCTTTGCTTGGGAGACAAGAGATGGAGAAGATACTGAAAGAGGTGAGATGGAAGGAGGATGAGGTGAAGAGTTTCCGTCAAGGGTTGATGGAGACGGCAGGGCGTTTGGGAGATTTGGAGATGAAGAGAGAACGGTTGGAGAAAAGGTTGGCGTTTTTGAGCTCCAAGGTGGACAAGTTTGATGGAGAATCTGTGTTGGAGAAGCTCTTCTGA
- the LOC106361541 gene encoding bcl-2-associated transcription factor 1 isoform X2 — MDFFSSKKDGKRSGLFGKKSASKSNPATPPHPAAGRSPPPSYLSNKRAETEYDFPISREQRTYPKQPASERVPNSHPRPPVYGYGTPERRERKERMSYEPETNAPSSPFHPSGNRTPERRRKSSEYSREQQDRTYEADTRSNASPFHPFKSPSPSPYHTPDRHREHDADHYEAMYEPEANNMFQNRAPGSPFRQAGNRSPSPYRTPDRQQSEDLYERDGDVTPRNSSPPSPFHPAANRSPPPQSHRTPDRRRNHPDNQQSEEVYERDGEVTPRNSSPPSPFHPAATRSPPPQQYRTPDRRSNNHNDEQMEAMYEPDGYVMRQDSPPRSPLHGGAYYSSSDDDNHSTYLFPEIGTPTRSIPVSANTTPVHHNYQIIAAETYEQEKQYEPPELADESQSFSIQEIAKMRGLKEESQSMISESYVSVANYRVKSSVAETLQAIISKHGDIAASSKLQSNVTRSYYLESLAAVVMELRTSGLKDLTKTRVAEMAAVVKDMESVKIEVTWLKKAVAELGEAVECAGEYEAAKAEREACERDMKARKGEMEEMREELGKREKEIRECRERVTAVAGKLGQLEMKGSRLSKNLDMFHSKVDKFQGEVVLLHV, encoded by the exons ATGGACTTCTTCAGTTCAAAGAAAGATGGAAAACGATCAG GACTGTTCGGGAAGAAAAGTGCGAGCAAGAGCAATCCGGCGACCCCTCCTCATCCCGCCGCTGGTAGATCTCCGCCACCTTCGTATCTCTCCAACAAAAGAGCCGAGACAGAGTATGATTTCCCTATCTCCCGTGAACAAAGAACATACCCGAAACAACCGGCGTCTGAACGCGTCCCCAACTCCCACCCTAGGCCTCCTGTGTACGGATATGGCACG CCTGAACGTAGAGAAAGAAAGGAGAGGATGAGTTATGAGCCAGAGACTAACGCTCCTTCAAGCCCCTTTCATCCCTCTGGAAACCGCACG CCTGAACGTCGTAGAAAGTCAAGCGAGTATAGCCGAGAACAGCAGGATCGAACGTATGAGGCAGATACCCGAAGCAATGCAAGCCCCTTTCACCCATTCAAAAGCCCTTCTCCATCTCCATACCACACG CCTGATCGCCACAGAGAACACGATGCAGACCACTACGAGGCAATGTATGAGCCTGAGGCCAATAACATGTTTCAGAACAGAGCTCCTGGGAGCCCATTTCGTCAAGCCGGAAACCGCTCTCCATCACCATATAGAACT CCTGATCGTCAGCAATCTGAAGACCTGTACGAGCGAGATGGTGATGTAACACCACGAAACAGCTCTCCACCGAGCCCCTTTCATCCAGCAGCAAATcgatcaccaccaccacaaTCACACAGAACG CCTGATCGTCGTAGAAACCACCCTGACAATCAGCAATCCGAGGAAGTGTATGAGCGAGACGGCGAAGTAACACCACGAAACAGCTCTCCACCAAGCCCATTTCATCCAGCTGCGACCCGTTCGCCACCACCACAACAATACAGAACG CCTGACCGTCGCAGCAACAATCATAATGATGAGCAAATGGAAGCAATGTATGAGCCAGATGGCTACGTTATGCGGCAGGACAGCCCTCCTCGGAGTCCACTTCATGGAGGAGCATACTATTCATCCAGTGATGATGATAACCACTCCACCTACCTCTTCCCAGAAATTGGCACCCCAACTCGTTCCATCCCAGTCTCCGCCAACACCACT CCTGTTCACCACAACTACCAAATCATTGCGGCGGAAACCTACGAGCAAGAGAAGCAGTACGAGCCACCGGAGCTAGCGGACGAGTCACAGAGCTTCTCGATCCAGGAGATCGCCAAAATGCGAGGACTCAAGGAAGAGAGCCAATCGATGATCTCCGAGTCCTACGTATCCGTGGCCAACTACAGAGTGAAGTCGAGCGTGGCGGAAACGCTCCAGGCGATCATCTCCAAGCACGGAGACATCGCCGCCTCCTCGAAGCTCCAGTCCAACGTGACGAGGTCCTACTACCTCGAATCCCTAGCCGCCGTGGTGATGGAGCTGAGGACGTCTGGATTAAAGGATCTGACGAAGACGAGAGTGGCGGAGATGGCGGCGGTGGTGAAGGACATGGAGTCGGTGAAGATCGAGGTGACGTGGCTGAAGAAGGCGGTGGCGGAGCTGGGGGAGGCGGTGGAGTGCGCGGGGGAGTACGAGGCGGCGAAGGCGGAGAGGGAGGCGTGCGAGAGGGATATGAAGGCGAGGAAGGGGgagatggaggagatgagggaGGAGCTGGGGAAGAGGGAGAAGGAGATCAGGGAGTGCAGAGAGAGGGTGACGGCGGTGGCGGGAAAGCTGGGGCAGTTAGAGATGAAGGGATCGAGGTTGAGCAAGAATCTCGACATGTTTCACTCCAAAGTCGATAAGTTTCAAGGAGAAGTCGTCCTTCTCCACGTTTAA
- the LOC106361541 gene encoding pollen-specific leucine-rich repeat extensin-like protein 2 isoform X1, with amino-acid sequence MDFFSSKKDGKRSGLFGKKSASKSNPATPPHPAAGRSPPPSYLSNKRAETEYDFPISREQRTYPKQPASERVPNSHPRPPVYGYGTPERRERKERMSYEPETNAPSSPFHPSGNRTPERRRKSSEYSREQQDRTYEADTRSNASPFHPFKSPSPSPYHTPDRHREHDADHYEAMYEPEANNMFQNRAPGSPFRQAGNRSPSPYRTPDRQQSEDLYERDGDVTPRNSSPPSPFHPAANRSPPPQSHRTPDRRRNHPDDEQDGEVTPRTSSPPSPFHPTARRSPPPPQPYRTPDRRRNHPDNQQSEEVYERDGEVTPRNSSPPSPFHPAATRSPPPQQYRTPDRRSNNHNDEQMEAMYEPDGYVMRQDSPPRSPLHGGAYYSSSDDDNHSTYLFPEIGTPTRSIPVSANTTPVHHNYQIIAAETYEQEKQYEPPELADESQSFSIQEIAKMRGLKEESQSMISESYVSVANYRVKSSVAETLQAIISKHGDIAASSKLQSNVTRSYYLESLAAVVMELRTSGLKDLTKTRVAEMAAVVKDMESVKIEVTWLKKAVAELGEAVECAGEYEAAKAEREACERDMKARKGEMEEMREELGKREKEIRECRERVTAVAGKLGQLEMKGSRLSKNLDMFHSKVDKFQGEVVLLHV; translated from the exons ATGGACTTCTTCAGTTCAAAGAAAGATGGAAAACGATCAG GACTGTTCGGGAAGAAAAGTGCGAGCAAGAGCAATCCGGCGACCCCTCCTCATCCCGCCGCTGGTAGATCTCCGCCACCTTCGTATCTCTCCAACAAAAGAGCCGAGACAGAGTATGATTTCCCTATCTCCCGTGAACAAAGAACATACCCGAAACAACCGGCGTCTGAACGCGTCCCCAACTCCCACCCTAGGCCTCCTGTGTACGGATATGGCACG CCTGAACGTAGAGAAAGAAAGGAGAGGATGAGTTATGAGCCAGAGACTAACGCTCCTTCAAGCCCCTTTCATCCCTCTGGAAACCGCACG CCTGAACGTCGTAGAAAGTCAAGCGAGTATAGCCGAGAACAGCAGGATCGAACGTATGAGGCAGATACCCGAAGCAATGCAAGCCCCTTTCACCCATTCAAAAGCCCTTCTCCATCTCCATACCACACG CCTGATCGCCACAGAGAACACGATGCAGACCACTACGAGGCAATGTATGAGCCTGAGGCCAATAACATGTTTCAGAACAGAGCTCCTGGGAGCCCATTTCGTCAAGCCGGAAACCGCTCTCCATCACCATATAGAACT CCTGATCGTCAGCAATCTGAAGACCTGTACGAGCGAGATGGTGATGTAACACCACGAAACAGCTCTCCACCGAGCCCCTTTCATCCAGCAGCAAATcgatcaccaccaccacaaTCACACAGAACG CCTGATCGTCGTAGAAACCACCCTGATGACGAGCAAGACGGCGAAGTAACACCACGAACCAGCTCTCCACCGAGCCCCTTTCATCCAACTGCAAGGCGttcgccaccaccaccacaaccaTACAGAACG CCTGATCGTCGTAGAAACCACCCTGACAATCAGCAATCCGAGGAAGTGTATGAGCGAGACGGCGAAGTAACACCACGAAACAGCTCTCCACCAAGCCCATTTCATCCAGCTGCGACCCGTTCGCCACCACCACAACAATACAGAACG CCTGACCGTCGCAGCAACAATCATAATGATGAGCAAATGGAAGCAATGTATGAGCCAGATGGCTACGTTATGCGGCAGGACAGCCCTCCTCGGAGTCCACTTCATGGAGGAGCATACTATTCATCCAGTGATGATGATAACCACTCCACCTACCTCTTCCCAGAAATTGGCACCCCAACTCGTTCCATCCCAGTCTCCGCCAACACCACT CCTGTTCACCACAACTACCAAATCATTGCGGCGGAAACCTACGAGCAAGAGAAGCAGTACGAGCCACCGGAGCTAGCGGACGAGTCACAGAGCTTCTCGATCCAGGAGATCGCCAAAATGCGAGGACTCAAGGAAGAGAGCCAATCGATGATCTCCGAGTCCTACGTATCCGTGGCCAACTACAGAGTGAAGTCGAGCGTGGCGGAAACGCTCCAGGCGATCATCTCCAAGCACGGAGACATCGCCGCCTCCTCGAAGCTCCAGTCCAACGTGACGAGGTCCTACTACCTCGAATCCCTAGCCGCCGTGGTGATGGAGCTGAGGACGTCTGGATTAAAGGATCTGACGAAGACGAGAGTGGCGGAGATGGCGGCGGTGGTGAAGGACATGGAGTCGGTGAAGATCGAGGTGACGTGGCTGAAGAAGGCGGTGGCGGAGCTGGGGGAGGCGGTGGAGTGCGCGGGGGAGTACGAGGCGGCGAAGGCGGAGAGGGAGGCGTGCGAGAGGGATATGAAGGCGAGGAAGGGGgagatggaggagatgagggaGGAGCTGGGGAAGAGGGAGAAGGAGATCAGGGAGTGCAGAGAGAGGGTGACGGCGGTGGCGGGAAAGCTGGGGCAGTTAGAGATGAAGGGATCGAGGTTGAGCAAGAATCTCGACATGTTTCACTCCAAAGTCGATAAGTTTCAAGGAGAAGTCGTCCTTCTCCACGTTTAA
- the LOC106361541 gene encoding uncharacterized protein LOC106361541 isoform X3 → MDFFSSKKDGKRSGLFGKKSASKSNPATPPHPAAGRSPPPSYLSNKRAETEYDFPISREQRTYPKQPASERVPNSHPRPPVYGYGTPERRERKERMSYEPETNAPSSPFHPSGNRTPERRRKSSEYSREQQDRTYEADTRSNASPFHPFKSPSPSPYHTPDRHREHDADHYEAMYEPEANNMFQNRAPGSPFRQAGNRSPSPYRTPDRQQSEDLYERDGDVTPRNSSPPSPFHPAANRSPPPQSHRTPDRRRNHPDDEQDGEVTPRTSSPPSPFHPTARRSPPPPQPYRTPDRRSNNHNDEQMEAMYEPDGYVMRQDSPPRSPLHGGAYYSSSDDDNHSTYLFPEIGTPTRSIPVSANTTPVHHNYQIIAAETYEQEKQYEPPELADESQSFSIQEIAKMRGLKEESQSMISESYVSVANYRVKSSVAETLQAIISKHGDIAASSKLQSNVTRSYYLESLAAVVMELRTSGLKDLTKTRVAEMAAVVKDMESVKIEVTWLKKAVAELGEAVECAGEYEAAKAEREACERDMKARKGEMEEMREELGKREKEIRECRERVTAVAGKLGQLEMKGSRLSKNLDMFHSKVDKFQGEVVLLHV, encoded by the exons ATGGACTTCTTCAGTTCAAAGAAAGATGGAAAACGATCAG GACTGTTCGGGAAGAAAAGTGCGAGCAAGAGCAATCCGGCGACCCCTCCTCATCCCGCCGCTGGTAGATCTCCGCCACCTTCGTATCTCTCCAACAAAAGAGCCGAGACAGAGTATGATTTCCCTATCTCCCGTGAACAAAGAACATACCCGAAACAACCGGCGTCTGAACGCGTCCCCAACTCCCACCCTAGGCCTCCTGTGTACGGATATGGCACG CCTGAACGTAGAGAAAGAAAGGAGAGGATGAGTTATGAGCCAGAGACTAACGCTCCTTCAAGCCCCTTTCATCCCTCTGGAAACCGCACG CCTGAACGTCGTAGAAAGTCAAGCGAGTATAGCCGAGAACAGCAGGATCGAACGTATGAGGCAGATACCCGAAGCAATGCAAGCCCCTTTCACCCATTCAAAAGCCCTTCTCCATCTCCATACCACACG CCTGATCGCCACAGAGAACACGATGCAGACCACTACGAGGCAATGTATGAGCCTGAGGCCAATAACATGTTTCAGAACAGAGCTCCTGGGAGCCCATTTCGTCAAGCCGGAAACCGCTCTCCATCACCATATAGAACT CCTGATCGTCAGCAATCTGAAGACCTGTACGAGCGAGATGGTGATGTAACACCACGAAACAGCTCTCCACCGAGCCCCTTTCATCCAGCAGCAAATcgatcaccaccaccacaaTCACACAGAACG CCTGATCGTCGTAGAAACCACCCTGATGACGAGCAAGACGGCGAAGTAACACCACGAACCAGCTCTCCACCGAGCCCCTTTCATCCAACTGCAAGGCGttcgccaccaccaccacaaccaTACAGAACG CCTGACCGTCGCAGCAACAATCATAATGATGAGCAAATGGAAGCAATGTATGAGCCAGATGGCTACGTTATGCGGCAGGACAGCCCTCCTCGGAGTCCACTTCATGGAGGAGCATACTATTCATCCAGTGATGATGATAACCACTCCACCTACCTCTTCCCAGAAATTGGCACCCCAACTCGTTCCATCCCAGTCTCCGCCAACACCACT CCTGTTCACCACAACTACCAAATCATTGCGGCGGAAACCTACGAGCAAGAGAAGCAGTACGAGCCACCGGAGCTAGCGGACGAGTCACAGAGCTTCTCGATCCAGGAGATCGCCAAAATGCGAGGACTCAAGGAAGAGAGCCAATCGATGATCTCCGAGTCCTACGTATCCGTGGCCAACTACAGAGTGAAGTCGAGCGTGGCGGAAACGCTCCAGGCGATCATCTCCAAGCACGGAGACATCGCCGCCTCCTCGAAGCTCCAGTCCAACGTGACGAGGTCCTACTACCTCGAATCCCTAGCCGCCGTGGTGATGGAGCTGAGGACGTCTGGATTAAAGGATCTGACGAAGACGAGAGTGGCGGAGATGGCGGCGGTGGTGAAGGACATGGAGTCGGTGAAGATCGAGGTGACGTGGCTGAAGAAGGCGGTGGCGGAGCTGGGGGAGGCGGTGGAGTGCGCGGGGGAGTACGAGGCGGCGAAGGCGGAGAGGGAGGCGTGCGAGAGGGATATGAAGGCGAGGAAGGGGgagatggaggagatgagggaGGAGCTGGGGAAGAGGGAGAAGGAGATCAGGGAGTGCAGAGAGAGGGTGACGGCGGTGGCGGGAAAGCTGGGGCAGTTAGAGATGAAGGGATCGAGGTTGAGCAAGAATCTCGACATGTTTCACTCCAAAGTCGATAAGTTTCAAGGAGAAGTCGTCCTTCTCCACGTTTAA
- the LOC106361545 gene encoding probable protein phosphatase 2C 64: MLSALMNFLNACLWPHSDSASVSSGGGGRQEGLLWYRDSGHHVFGDFSMAVVQANNLLEDQSQLESGPLSTHGSAGPYGTFLGVYDGHGGPETSRFINDHMFNHLKRFAAEEQCMSPEVIKKAFQATEEGFLSIVTNQFQTRPQIATVGSCCLVTVICDGTLYVANAGDSRAVLGQVMKATGDVHATQLSDEHNASKESVRRELQALHPDHPDIVVLKHNVWRVKGIIQVSRSIGDVYLKRSEFNREPLYAKFRLRAPFSRPLLSAEPAVTVHRLKEQDKFIICASDGLWEHMSNQEAVEMVQNHPRNGIAKRLVKVALQEAAKKREMRYSDLKKIERGVRRHFHDDITVIVVFLDAKPGEVRGPAVSVRGAGVSIPKKT, encoded by the exons ATGCTATCTGCCTTGATGAACTTCCTCAATGCCTGTCTCTGGCCCCACTCCGATTCAGCCTCAGTTTCTTCTGGCGGCGGCGGCCGTCAAGAGGGTCTCTTGTGGTACAGAGACTCCGGTCATCACGTCTTTGGTGACTTCTCCATGGCCGTTGTTCAAGCTAACAACTTGCTCGAGGACCAGAGCCAGCTCGAGTCTGGCCCTCTTAGCACCCACGGCTCTGCTGGTCCTTACGGCACCTTTCTCGGCGTCTACGATGGCCACGGCGGCCCTGAGACTTCCCGCTTCATCAATGATCATATGTTCAACCATCTCAAGA GATTTGCTGCGGAGGAACAGTGTATGTCACCGGAAGTGATAAAGAAAGCCTTCCAAGCGACTGAAGAAGGCTTCCTATCCATAGTCACCAATCAGTTCCAGACCAGGCCTCAAATAGCCACCGTTGGCTCATGCTGCCTTGTCACCGTCATCTGCGACGGGACGCTCTACGTGGCCAACGCGGGTGACTCACGTGCCGTGCTGGGACAAGTCATGAAGGCAACCGGCGATGTTCACGCCACTCAGCTCTCGGATGAGCACAATGCGTCTAAAGAGTCAGTGCGAAGGGAGCTTCAGGCCCTGCATCCGGACCATCCGGATATAGTGGTTCTGAAGCATAACGTTTGGAGAGTAAAAGGAATCATTCAG GTTTCAAGATCCATTGGGGATGTGTATCTGAAACGGTCGGAGTTCAACAGGGAACCGCTGTACGCGAAATTCAGACTGAGGGCACCGTTCAGCAGGCCGTTACTGAGTGCAGAGCCGGCGGTGACGGTGCATAGGCTGAAGGAGCAGGACAAGTTTATAATATGTGCGTCAGATGGACTGTGGGAACATATGAGTAACCAAGAAGCAGTAGAGATGGTGCAGAACCATCCGCGTAAC GGGATAGCAAAGAGGCTGGTGAAAGTGGCGCTACAAGAAGCGgcgaagaagagagagatgagatacTCAGACCTGAAGAAGATAGAGAGAGGGGTGAGAAGGCATTTCCATGATGACATAACGGTGATTGTTGTGTTCTTGGATGCAAAGCCTGGTGAGGTGAGAGGACCGGCGGTGTCAGTGAGAGGCGCGGGTGTGAGCATTCCCAAGAAAACATAG
- the LOC106361546 gene encoding uncharacterized protein LOC106361546 translates to MVVVSLTNASGLIRLAHPSHRRIQRFGPSSSKFTLDSSLNGRVSYKPIVGGYPTMSVCFARQSTSLHDEPEPPLWLSLVRDIVGSTGSLFSFMAEQPSQLKFIEWPSFTTTLKTATLSLFLVAVFIVALSSVDSALCYVLALILRKSL, encoded by the exons atggtGGTGGTATCTCTCACAAATGCTTCAG GTTTAATCCGATTGGCTCATCCGTCACACCGGAGGATTCAAAGGTTCGGACCTAGCAGCTCCAAGTTTACTCTGGATTCG AGTCTCAATGGGAGAGTTAGCTATAAGCCTATTGTGGGTGGGTATCCCACAATGTCCGTATGTTTCGCACGCCAAAGTACGAGCTTACATGATGAGCCAGAGCCCCCTTTATGGTTGAGCCTTGTTAGGGACATTGTCGG GAGCACGGGATCGCTCTTCTCCTTTATGGCTGAACAGCCGAGCCAGCTGAAATTTATAGAGTGGCCTAGTTTTACTACCACG CTCAAGACTGCCACACTGAGTCTCTTTCTTGTAGCTGTCTTCATTGTTGCGCTATCGTCCGTGGACTCTGCTCTTTGTTACGTATTGGCTCTCATCTTGAGGAAATCCCTATGA